The sequence TCGGCGAAAGATGCGGCGATTTTCTTCAGCTTCTCCACGCCCTCGGCCAGCACCTCGCCGGTGCGGAACACGGCGGCATGCTCCTGCATGGCACGCTGCATCTCGAGGCGGATCTCTGCCGTGGGTCGCTCGCCGTCGGCGTAGCGCAGCCGGTCGAGCCGCGCGATGGTGGCTTCGCCCGCGTCCGCCGGCAGCGGCGCATGGCGCGTGCCGGGCTTGAGCGTGGCGCCGCAGCGCTTGGCCGCGGCGCGGCCGAACACCACCAGGTCGAGCAGCGAGTTGGAGCCCAGCCGGTTGGCGCCGTGCACCGACACGCAGGCCGCCTCGCCCACCGCCATGAGCCCGGGCACCACGTGCTCGGGATCGCCGTCCTTCAGCGTCACCACCTCGCCGTGGTAGTTCGCCGGGATGCCGCCCATGTTGTAGTGCACCGTGGGCAGCACCGGGATCGGCTCCTTGGTCACGTCGACGCCGGCGAAGATGCGCGCCGTCTCGGCGATGCCCGGCAGGCGCTCGTGGATCACCTCCGGACCGAGGTGCTCCAGGTGCAGGTGGATGTGGTCCCTGTGCTCGCCGACCCCGCGGCCCTCGCGGATCTCGATGGTCATGGAGCGGCTCACCACGTCGCGCGAGGCCAGGTCCTTGGCATTGGGGGCGTAGCGCTCCATGAAGCGCTCGCCCTCGTTGTTGGTCAGGTAGCCGCCCTCGCCGCGCACGCCCTCGGTGATGAGGCAGCCGGCGCCGTAGATCCCGGTGGGGTGGAACTGCACGAACTCCATGTCCTGCAGCGGCAGGCCGGCGCGCAGCACCATGGCGTTGCCGTCGCCCGTGCAGGTGTGCGCCGAGGTGCAGGAGAAGTAGGCGCGGCCGTAACCCCCGGTGGCGAGGATCACCGTGTGGGCGCGGAAGCGGTGCAGGTCGCCGGTCTCGAGGTTCCACGCCATGACGCCGCGGCAGGCGCCCTCCTGGTCCATGATCAGGTCGAGGGCGAAATACTCGATGAAGAACTGCGCCTGGTGCTTGAGCGACTGCTGGTACAGGGTGTGGAGCATGGCGTGGCCGGTGCGGTCGGCCGCGGCGCAGGTGCGCTGCGCCGGCGGGCCCTCGCCGAAGCGCGTGGTCATGCCGCCGAAGGGCCGCTGGTAGATCTTGCCTTCCTCGGTGCGCGAGAACGGCACGCCGTAGTGCTCCAGCTCGATGACGGCGTCCGGCGCCTCCTTGCACATGTACTCGATGGCGTCCTGGTCGCCGAGCCAGTCCGACCCTTTCACGGTGTCGTACATGTGCCAGCGCCAGTCGTCGTCGCCCATGTTGCCCAGCGCGGCGCTGATGCCGCCCTGCGCCGCCACGGTGTGGCTGCGGGTCGGGAACACCTTGGT comes from Thioalkalivibrio sp. XN279 and encodes:
- the sdhA gene encoding succinate dehydrogenase flavoprotein subunit; translation: MTSAYKIVDHSYDVVVVGAGGAGLRATFGLAEQGLRTACVTKVFPTRSHTVAAQGGISAALGNMGDDDWRWHMYDTVKGSDWLGDQDAIEYMCKEAPDAVIELEHYGVPFSRTEEGKIYQRPFGGMTTRFGEGPPAQRTCAAADRTGHAMLHTLYQQSLKHQAQFFIEYFALDLIMDQEGACRGVMAWNLETGDLHRFRAHTVILATGGYGRAYFSCTSAHTCTGDGNAMVLRAGLPLQDMEFVQFHPTGIYGAGCLITEGVRGEGGYLTNNEGERFMERYAPNAKDLASRDVVSRSMTIEIREGRGVGEHRDHIHLHLEHLGPEVIHERLPGIAETARIFAGVDVTKEPIPVLPTVHYNMGGIPANYHGEVVTLKDGDPEHVVPGLMAVGEAACVSVHGANRLGSNSLLDLVVFGRAAAKRCGATLKPGTRHAPLPADAGEATIARLDRLRYADGERPTAEIRLEMQRAMQEHAAVFRTGEVLAEGVEKLKKIAASFADVKVADRSMVFNTDLVETLELDNLLGQALVTIVSAENRKESRGAHAREDYAERDDGEWMKHTLAWRTATAEVKLDYRPVHQQTLTSDADPIPPKARTY